In Hymenobacter sublimis, a single genomic region encodes these proteins:
- the sucC gene encoding ADP-forming succinate--CoA ligase subunit beta gives MNIHEYQGKDILKRYGVRVQEGIVADTAEEAVEAAKKLNAETGTSWYVIKAQIHAGGRGKGGGVKLAKNLEQVKDIAGQIIGMQLVTKQTGAEGRKVHKVLVAQDVYYPGESETKEFYMSVLLDRATGKNVIIYTTEGGMDIEEVAEAHPDKILKEHVDPRVGLRPFQAAKIAFNLGLEGAAQKEMVKFVMALYKAYDETDSAMFEINPVLKTSDNKILAVDAKVTLDENALYRHKDFVELRDTNEEDPLEVEASASNLNYVKLDGNVGCMVNGAGLAMATMDIIKLSGGEPANFLDVGGGANAQTVEAGFRIILKDPNVKAILINIFGGIVRCDRVANGVVEAYKNIGSINVPIIVRLQGTNAEEGARIIDESGLKVYSAVLLKDAAQKVKEVLAEQGIS, from the coding sequence ATGAACATTCACGAGTATCAGGGCAAAGACATTCTGAAGCGTTACGGCGTACGCGTGCAGGAAGGCATCGTAGCCGATACGGCTGAGGAGGCCGTAGAAGCCGCCAAAAAGCTGAACGCCGAAACCGGCACTAGCTGGTACGTTATCAAAGCCCAGATTCACGCCGGCGGCCGCGGCAAAGGGGGCGGGGTGAAACTCGCCAAAAACTTGGAGCAGGTAAAAGATATTGCCGGTCAGATTATTGGCATGCAACTCGTTACCAAGCAAACCGGCGCTGAAGGCCGTAAGGTGCACAAAGTGCTGGTTGCCCAGGATGTGTACTACCCCGGCGAGTCGGAAACCAAGGAATTTTACATGAGCGTGCTGCTGGACCGCGCTACCGGCAAGAACGTCATCATCTATACCACCGAGGGTGGCATGGACATCGAGGAAGTAGCGGAGGCGCACCCCGATAAGATTCTGAAGGAGCACGTAGACCCCCGCGTTGGTCTGCGCCCCTTCCAGGCAGCTAAAATTGCCTTTAACCTAGGCCTCGAAGGTGCTGCTCAGAAGGAGATGGTGAAGTTCGTAATGGCCCTGTATAAGGCCTACGACGAAACCGACTCGGCCATGTTCGAAATCAACCCCGTGTTGAAAACCTCGGACAACAAAATCCTGGCCGTTGACGCCAAAGTAACCCTCGACGAAAACGCTCTCTACCGCCACAAGGACTTCGTGGAGCTGCGCGACACCAACGAGGAAGACCCGCTGGAAGTAGAAGCTTCGGCCTCAAACCTAAACTACGTGAAGCTCGACGGCAACGTGGGCTGCATGGTAAACGGCGCGGGCCTGGCCATGGCTACCATGGACATCATCAAGCTGTCGGGTGGCGAGCCGGCTAACTTCCTCGACGTAGGCGGTGGAGCCAACGCCCAGACCGTAGAAGCTGGTTTCCGTATCATCCTGAAGGACCCGAATGTAAAGGCCATCCTGATCAACATCTTCGGTGGTATCGTGCGTTGCGACCGGGTTGCGAACGGGGTAGTGGAAGCTTACAAAAACATCGGTTCCATCAACGTGCCTATTATTGTGCGTTTGCAAGGTACCAACGCCGAGGAAGGCGCCCGCATCATTGACGAGAGCGGCCTGAAGGTGTACTCGGCGGTGCTGCTGAAAGACGCTGCCCAGAAAGTAAAAGAAGTACTGGCAGAGCAGGGTATTTCCTAG
- a CDS encoding glycoside hydrolase family 113, which yields MPSPAFAIRRWRLVVFLLLAVVAATAAWWRWSRPQFVASTHVAGPTTPPPADNRLRGVSWVAGDSVSSLDLEPLVRARVTWIAQTPFGWQAGATTPTIQLHTGVGHRGYWGESDRGLVLTSQRARQRGIRTLLKPHLWLRGGSGTWPGDVKMSSEADWQRWFASYSVFMLHYARLAESSGMAALCIGTELQHSVGHEAEWRALIAQIRAVYRGQLTYAANWNAEFEQVGFWDALDFIGIQAYFPLSTTERPTKAALLKAWQGPLRRIEALQKRVKKPVVFTEIGYKTTPDAAIEPWAWPNRTAVAATPDEATQATCYAAMFETFWPRRWFQGLFVWKWYPGLQPAGLARRYLDFTPQHKPAEQVMTAWFGK from the coding sequence ATGCCCTCCCCCGCTTTTGCAATTCGCCGCTGGCGACTCGTGGTTTTTCTGCTGCTAGCGGTGGTGGCTGCAACGGCCGCTTGGTGGCGCTGGTCCCGGCCCCAGTTTGTCGCCAGCACCCATGTGGCTGGCCCCACTACCCCGCCCCCCGCCGATAACCGCCTGCGGGGCGTGAGCTGGGTAGCCGGCGACTCCGTGTCGTCCCTGGATCTGGAGCCGCTGGTGCGGGCCCGCGTCACCTGGATTGCCCAGACGCCCTTTGGCTGGCAGGCTGGCGCTACTACCCCCACTATTCAGCTGCATACTGGCGTAGGCCACCGCGGGTATTGGGGCGAAAGTGACCGGGGCTTGGTGCTCACCAGCCAGCGGGCCCGGCAGCGCGGCATCCGAACCTTGCTGAAGCCCCACCTGTGGCTGCGCGGGGGTAGCGGCACCTGGCCCGGCGACGTCAAAATGAGTTCGGAGGCCGATTGGCAGCGGTGGTTTGCCAGCTACTCGGTGTTCATGCTGCATTACGCCCGCCTGGCCGAAAGCAGCGGCATGGCAGCACTTTGCATTGGCACGGAGCTGCAGCACAGCGTAGGCCATGAGGCGGAGTGGCGGGCCCTAATTGCCCAGATACGAGCCGTGTACCGCGGTCAGCTCACCTACGCCGCGAACTGGAACGCCGAGTTTGAGCAGGTGGGCTTCTGGGATGCGCTAGACTTCATCGGTATTCAGGCCTACTTCCCGCTGAGCACTACCGAGCGGCCTACCAAAGCGGCCCTGCTCAAAGCGTGGCAGGGGCCGTTGCGACGCATCGAAGCACTTCAGAAGCGGGTTAAAAAGCCGGTTGTTTTCACAGAAATAGGCTACAAGACGACGCCCGATGCGGCCATCGAGCCTTGGGCCTGGCCTAACCGCACGGCCGTAGCTGCTACCCCTGATGAAGCCACCCAAGCCACCTGCTACGCTGCCATGTTCGAGACCTTTTGGCCCCGACGGTGGTTTCAGGGCCTGTTTGTGTGGAAGTGGTACCCAGGGCTGCAACCCGCAGGCTTGGCCCGGCGCTACCTCGATTTCACGCCCCAGCACAAGCCCGCCGAGCAGGTGATGACAGCGTGGTTCGGGAAGTGA
- a CDS encoding ABC transporter ATP-binding protein has protein sequence MLQAINVRKKYNTLEVLKGIDLTIEKSEIVSIVGSSGAGKSTLLHILGTLDNPDSGEVLFDGESVSSLGRSDLARFRNRHIGFIFQFHNLLPEFTALENVCLPAYLAGRSEKETRVRARELLGMLNLERRADHKPSEMSGGEQQRTAVARALINSPEIIFADEPSGNLDSQNAQELHQIFFLLRKELGQTFVIVTHNDQLAEMADRKITMKDGNIWEG, from the coding sequence TTGCTGCAAGCCATCAACGTCCGCAAAAAATACAACACACTGGAAGTCCTCAAAGGCATTGATCTGACGATTGAGAAATCGGAGATTGTGTCCATCGTTGGCTCGTCGGGGGCGGGAAAGAGTACCTTGCTGCACATCCTGGGAACCCTCGACAACCCTGATTCGGGGGAAGTGTTGTTTGACGGCGAGTCGGTTAGCTCCCTGGGTCGCTCTGATTTGGCCCGGTTCCGCAACCGCCACATCGGCTTCATCTTCCAGTTTCATAACCTACTACCCGAGTTTACGGCTCTCGAAAACGTGTGCCTGCCCGCCTATCTGGCCGGTCGCTCGGAGAAGGAAACCCGGGTGCGGGCCCGCGAATTGCTCGGGATGCTGAACCTGGAGCGCCGCGCCGACCACAAGCCCTCCGAAATGAGCGGGGGCGAGCAGCAGCGCACGGCCGTAGCCCGGGCCCTGATCAACTCGCCCGAAATCATCTTCGCCGACGAGCCCAGCGGCAACCTCGACTCGCAGAACGCCCAGGAGCTGCACCAGATTTTCTTTCTGCTGCGCAAGGAGCTGGGCCAGACCTTCGTCATTGTGACCCACAACGACCAGCTGGCCGAAATGGCGGACCGCAAGATTACCATGAAGGATGGCAACATCTGGGAAGGGTAG
- a CDS encoding RecQ family ATP-dependent DNA helicase yields MLPPTDDILHVLRHTWGHTQFRPMQEDIIRAVLAGQDTLALLPTGGGKSICFQVPALARPGLCLVVSPLIALMKDQVENLRKRGIKAEAVYAGMSHQEIDQTLDNCVYGPVKFLYVSPERLLTDMFRARVPKMKINLLAVDEAHCLSQWGYDFRPPYLRIQELRELLPGVPCIALTATATEQVRQDIVEKLAFGATHQVFQQSFARPNLSYSVLSTEDKFKRLVEVVRGVGAQKTSIVYARTRRQTEEAATYLRQQGLAAAPYHAGLPSEQRTRTQQDWMQNKTRCIVATNAFGMGIDKPDVRLVVHLEAPDNLEAYYQEAGRAGRDEKYAFAVLLQGPNDGEELRRRTQQAYPPLDTVRRVYQALANFSRTAVGGGELVAFDFDLQQFAETYRIKALDAHNSLRILEREGFVQLNEAVNNPARVHIPINHTDLYHFQVANQQHDQLIKSLLRFNGGELFAGFQRISENSLAQYLRLSVVDVRKMLLFLHRSGIIHYQPKHESPQALFTTARYDADKLPLDQKRLNEARELARHKTESVIRYAAGGRCRQQLLLEYFGELDAPACKVCDFCLAKKKARQETPAAPELRGHLVALLKATPQTPREVLTHFAPGQATTVTSLLRELVELGELTYAPDGRLT; encoded by the coding sequence TTGCTGCCTCCTACCGACGATATTCTGCACGTACTGCGCCACACCTGGGGGCATACGCAGTTTCGGCCCATGCAGGAAGACATCATCCGAGCGGTGCTGGCGGGACAGGATACGCTGGCGTTGCTGCCCACGGGTGGGGGCAAAAGCATCTGCTTTCAGGTGCCGGCCCTGGCCCGACCGGGGCTCTGCCTGGTGGTGTCGCCACTGATTGCCCTCATGAAGGACCAGGTGGAAAACCTACGCAAACGCGGCATCAAGGCCGAGGCCGTGTACGCGGGTATGAGCCACCAGGAAATCGACCAGACCCTGGACAATTGCGTGTACGGGCCAGTGAAATTCCTGTACGTCTCGCCGGAGCGGCTGCTAACCGATATGTTCCGGGCCAGGGTTCCGAAAATGAAGATTAACCTGCTGGCGGTGGATGAGGCGCATTGCCTTTCCCAGTGGGGCTACGATTTTCGCCCGCCCTACCTGCGTATTCAGGAATTGCGGGAACTGCTGCCGGGGGTGCCCTGCATAGCCCTCACGGCCACCGCCACCGAGCAGGTGCGCCAGGATATTGTGGAGAAGCTGGCATTCGGGGCCACGCACCAGGTGTTTCAGCAGAGCTTTGCCCGGCCTAATCTGTCGTACTCCGTGCTGAGCACCGAGGATAAGTTTAAGCGCCTAGTGGAGGTAGTGCGCGGGGTAGGCGCCCAGAAAACCAGCATTGTGTATGCCCGCACCCGCCGCCAAACGGAGGAGGCCGCTACCTACCTGCGGCAGCAGGGACTGGCCGCCGCGCCCTACCACGCCGGGCTGCCCAGCGAGCAGCGCACCCGCACCCAGCAAGACTGGATGCAGAACAAAACGCGCTGCATTGTGGCCACTAATGCCTTTGGCATGGGCATCGACAAGCCCGATGTGCGCTTGGTGGTGCACCTGGAGGCGCCCGATAATCTGGAGGCTTACTACCAGGAAGCCGGCCGGGCCGGTCGCGACGAGAAATACGCCTTTGCCGTGCTGCTGCAAGGGCCCAACGACGGCGAGGAGTTGCGCCGCCGCACCCAGCAGGCCTACCCCCCCTTGGATACTGTGCGGCGGGTGTACCAGGCCCTGGCCAACTTTTCTCGCACGGCTGTGGGCGGGGGCGAGTTGGTGGCCTTCGACTTCGATCTGCAGCAGTTCGCCGAAACCTACCGCATTAAAGCCCTGGATGCGCACAATAGCCTGCGCATTCTGGAGCGGGAAGGATTTGTGCAGCTAAATGAGGCCGTAAACAACCCGGCCCGTGTTCATATCCCCATCAACCACACCGACCTCTACCACTTTCAGGTAGCCAACCAGCAGCACGACCAGCTCATTAAGAGCCTGCTGCGCTTTAACGGGGGCGAGCTGTTTGCCGGCTTTCAGCGGATTTCGGAGAATAGCCTGGCTCAATACCTGCGCCTGAGCGTGGTGGATGTGCGCAAGATGTTGCTATTTCTGCACCGTTCGGGCATTATCCACTACCAGCCCAAGCACGAGTCGCCGCAGGCCCTGTTTACTACCGCCCGCTATGATGCCGATAAACTTCCACTGGATCAAAAACGGCTGAACGAAGCCCGGGAGCTGGCCCGCCATAAAACCGAGTCCGTCATTCGGTACGCCGCGGGGGGGCGCTGCCGCCAGCAACTGCTGCTGGAATACTTTGGGGAGCTGGACGCCCCGGCCTGCAAGGTCTGCGACTTCTGCCTGGCGAAGAAAAAGGCCCGGCAGGAAACACCAGCGGCCCCGGAACTGCGCGGGCACCTGGTGGCGCTGCTCAAGGCTACCCCCCAAACGCCCCGGGAAGTTCTGACGCACTTCGCCCCAGGCCAGGCCACTACCGTCACGAGTTTGCTGCGGGAACTGGTGGAGCTAGGGGAATTGACGTATGCCCCCGACGGCCGGCTAACCTAA
- a CDS encoding organic hydroperoxide resistance protein — protein sequence MKIEKIFTAQAKAKGGRDGHVTTNNNVLDVDLSTPKEMGGPGKAGATNPEQLFAAGYAACFEGALGVAARQAQVKLDNVTVEAFIGFGKAEDGGYGISADLHVNIPGVEQAQAEQLVEAAHGICPYSRATKGNIEVNLTTTTNAA from the coding sequence ATGAAAATCGAGAAAATCTTCACAGCTCAGGCCAAGGCCAAAGGCGGCCGCGACGGCCACGTTACCACCAACAACAACGTGCTCGACGTGGACCTGAGCACGCCCAAAGAAATGGGTGGTCCGGGCAAAGCCGGCGCTACCAACCCCGAGCAACTGTTTGCCGCCGGCTACGCAGCTTGCTTTGAAGGTGCCCTAGGCGTAGCAGCCCGCCAGGCCCAGGTGAAGCTGGACAACGTGACGGTAGAAGCCTTTATTGGTTTCGGCAAAGCCGAAGACGGCGGCTACGGCATCTCGGCCGATCTGCACGTGAATATTCCCGGCGTAGAGCAGGCGCAGGCGGAGCAGCTGGTAGAAGCGGCCCACGGCATCTGCCCTTACTCGCGCGCTACCAAAGGCAACATTGAGGTGAACCTCACCACAACTACCAACGCTGCATAA
- a CDS encoding MarR family winged helix-turn-helix transcriptional regulator, whose protein sequence is MSNTPADISPNPLLQLENQLCFPLYALSRMMTKAYQPLLQELDLTYPQYLVFLLLWEHQELTVKELGEKLLLDSGTLTPLLKRLEQKQWISRRRDPRDERSVIIGLLPAGQKLQQRACQVPEQIFAKLNMPQSEFETLRQQLTTLLTQLG, encoded by the coding sequence ATGAGCAACACTCCTGCCGATATCTCTCCCAATCCTTTGCTGCAGCTGGAAAATCAGCTGTGCTTCCCGTTGTATGCCTTGTCGCGGATGATGACGAAGGCCTATCAGCCCTTGCTGCAGGAGCTGGACCTGACGTACCCGCAGTACCTCGTGTTTCTGCTGCTCTGGGAACACCAGGAACTGACGGTTAAAGAATTGGGCGAAAAGCTGCTGCTGGATTCCGGCACGCTCACACCCCTGCTCAAGCGCCTGGAGCAAAAGCAGTGGATCAGTCGGCGCCGCGACCCGCGCGATGAGCGTTCCGTAATTATCGGGCTGTTGCCGGCGGGCCAGAAGCTGCAACAGCGGGCCTGCCAGGTTCCGGAGCAGATTTTTGCTAAGCTCAACATGCCCCAGAGTGAATTTGAAACCCTGCGGCAGCAACTCACTACGCTACTTACCCAGCTGGGGTAG
- a CDS encoding rhodanese-like domain-containing protein yields MTDITPTELKERQAAGTAPVIIDVRETWENEESRIVGSQNIPLGELPNKLDDLEDLKDQEVVVHCKGGGRSASAKAFLAQQGFQNVRNLVGGMQAYQQA; encoded by the coding sequence ATGACTGACATCACCCCCACCGAATTGAAAGAGCGCCAGGCTGCTGGCACCGCCCCCGTTATTATTGACGTGCGCGAAACGTGGGAAAACGAAGAAAGCCGGATTGTCGGCAGCCAGAACATTCCGCTCGGGGAGCTTCCCAACAAGCTCGACGACCTGGAAGACTTGAAAGACCAGGAAGTGGTAGTGCACTGCAAAGGTGGCGGCCGCTCCGCTTCGGCCAAGGCCTTCCTGGCCCAGCAAGGCTTCCAGAACGTGCGCAATTTGGTGGGCGGCATGCAGGCCTATCAGCAGGCGTAG
- a CDS encoding PASTA domain-containing protein gives MSFFKSDTPADLFKHVLVILLATGILVFGFFYVYLPITTNHGETIVVPKVTGMSQAELEDYLDERDLAYFVDDSTYDASIRPGTVLTQEPKAGEKVKEGRKIYISVAMKNPPVIKMPKLTDGSLKNAQLILKSYDLIVGQIKLVPNIQKDAVLRQFVGGKEVAPGAAITKGTRVDLEVGDGLGNQEFPVPNLVNMPADEATTLLVGQGLQVGEIFYQEPEEGQTEGTVVKQRPVPGPGTTIRMGQLVDLWVAGQAPVKEVQ, from the coding sequence ATGTCTTTCTTTAAATCCGATACTCCCGCCGACCTGTTCAAGCATGTGCTGGTGATTCTGCTGGCGACGGGTATCCTGGTGTTCGGGTTCTTTTACGTGTACTTGCCCATCACCACCAACCACGGCGAAACCATTGTGGTGCCCAAGGTAACCGGCATGAGTCAGGCCGAATTGGAGGACTACCTGGACGAGCGGGACCTGGCTTACTTCGTCGATGACAGCACCTACGACGCCTCCATCCGGCCGGGCACGGTGCTCACGCAGGAGCCCAAGGCCGGCGAGAAGGTGAAAGAAGGCCGCAAAATCTACATTTCGGTGGCCATGAAAAACCCGCCCGTCATCAAAATGCCCAAGCTGACGGACGGCTCCCTGAAGAATGCCCAGCTCATCCTGAAAAGCTACGACCTGATTGTGGGCCAGATCAAGCTGGTGCCCAACATCCAGAAAGACGCCGTACTGCGGCAGTTTGTGGGCGGCAAGGAGGTAGCGCCCGGCGCGGCCATCACCAAAGGTACCCGCGTGGACCTGGAGGTAGGCGACGGCCTGGGCAACCAGGAATTCCCGGTGCCCAACCTGGTGAACATGCCCGCCGATGAAGCCACGACCCTGCTTGTGGGCCAGGGTCTGCAGGTGGGCGAAATCTTCTACCAGGAGCCCGAAGAAGGCCAGACCGAAGGCACCGTGGTAAAGCAGCGCCCCGTGCCCGGCCCCGGCACCACCATCCGCATGGGCCAGTTGGTGGACTTGTGGGTAGCGGGCCAGGCGCCGGTGAAGGAAGTGCAGTAA
- a CDS encoding D-alanine--D-alanine ligase family protein: protein MKIGIFFGGPSREREISFAGGRTVYDNLDKSLFEAVPVFVDSRGNFIQLNWEYIYKGTIRDFYPPVSALPPVTLPVQMYFESLGELSLEEQDRIISEVGRRIQPQELSSLMDFAFLALHGPAGEDGAIQGLLEWYGIPYSGSGILPSAFGIDKIAQKKLLKALNRPTPDFRLITAEEWDVADAQATLDYLVRELGLPLVFKAPRQGSSIGVSILREADVAKFATAVERSLFRKTVTQQEWQALSEEKKTMWLQQLVDIREGIGLPVVIENEELGMKNEGLAAADNSSFIIYQPEELLNALNERLQTVGAVRLTSVEGETQVLVESFVQGREFSCIVVEDPDGKALALPPTEIVKGEEMFDYRSKYLPGLSRKVTPIDLPEAEIQRIREACEEMFRTFGFQVYARLDGFIVSGQEGKEVGVQKGSDSTPALLPAHHPTLYLNDPNTTSGMLPASFFFHQAAEIGLNPSQFLTYLIRTSLAARRRAGLRPVKLAGLLAQLDAAVAARASEERTRTKVAVIMGGYSSERHISVESGRNIYEKLSSSIKYEPVPVFLTGSSQEFRLYVLPINVMLKDNADDIREKVEHMEAGHGLHPILERIRREASAITSTYAGQPTAQPRRVSFEELAGMVDEVFIALHGRPGEDGALQRELEKFGLPYNGSGVESSSITINKFETNRRLREAGLRVAEHRMASRLEWEADPEGFYRSLETQFPYPFIAKPADDGCSSAVKKIKNRQELEAFTRLIFRDQLDLTPAEATTLSLGFKEEFPQKDAFLVETLIDRDGAAHFLEVTGGLLTHWTDAGELQVEVFEASEALATGEVLSLEEKFLAGEGQNITPARYAADLTERQRVSEEVKKELGRVAEILNIQGYARIDAFVRVRQNGAVEVIIIEVNSLPGMTPATCIFHQTALAGYTPYDFIDRILEFGKQRTEKAAAVQ, encoded by the coding sequence ATGAAAATAGGCATCTTCTTCGGCGGCCCGTCGCGTGAGCGGGAAATCAGCTTCGCGGGCGGCCGCACCGTGTACGATAACCTGGATAAGTCCTTGTTCGAGGCTGTGCCCGTGTTTGTGGACAGCCGCGGCAACTTCATTCAGCTCAACTGGGAGTACATTTATAAAGGCACCATCCGGGACTTTTACCCGCCCGTGTCGGCGCTGCCGCCGGTAACGCTGCCGGTGCAGATGTACTTCGAAAGCCTGGGCGAGTTGAGCCTGGAGGAGCAGGACCGCATCATTTCCGAAGTCGGCCGGCGCATCCAGCCCCAGGAGCTGAGCAGCCTCATGGACTTTGCCTTCCTGGCCTTGCACGGGCCAGCCGGCGAGGACGGCGCCATTCAGGGCCTACTGGAGTGGTACGGCATTCCGTACTCCGGTTCCGGCATTTTGCCCTCGGCCTTCGGCATTGATAAGATTGCCCAGAAAAAGCTACTCAAAGCCCTTAACCGCCCTACCCCCGACTTCCGCCTTATCACGGCCGAAGAGTGGGATGTGGCCGATGCGCAGGCTACTCTCGACTACCTGGTGCGCGAGCTGGGCCTGCCGCTGGTATTCAAGGCCCCGCGCCAGGGTAGCAGCATTGGCGTGAGCATTCTGCGCGAAGCTGATGTAGCGAAATTCGCTACGGCCGTGGAGCGCAGCCTGTTCCGCAAAACCGTCACCCAGCAGGAGTGGCAGGCGCTATCGGAAGAGAAGAAAACCATGTGGCTGCAGCAACTGGTGGATATTCGGGAAGGCATCGGTCTACCGGTGGTTATTGAGAATGAAGAATTAGGAATGAAGAATGAAGGATTGGCCGCCGCCGATAATTCCTCATTCATAATCTACCAGCCTGAGGAGTTGCTGAACGCCCTGAATGAGCGGCTGCAAACCGTCGGAGCTGTGCGTCTGACCAGTGTGGAGGGTGAAACCCAGGTGCTGGTCGAGAGCTTCGTGCAGGGTCGTGAGTTTTCGTGCATTGTGGTGGAAGACCCCGATGGCAAGGCCTTGGCCCTACCCCCCACGGAGATTGTGAAGGGCGAGGAAATGTTCGATTACCGCTCGAAGTATCTGCCGGGCCTCTCGCGCAAAGTCACGCCCATTGACCTACCCGAAGCGGAAATTCAGCGCATCCGGGAGGCCTGCGAGGAAATGTTCCGCACCTTCGGCTTCCAGGTGTACGCCCGCCTCGATGGCTTCATCGTGTCAGGGCAAGAGGGTAAGGAGGTAGGAGTTCAAAAGGGCTCTGATTCGACTCCTGCCCTCCTACCCGCACACCATCCTACCCTTTACCTCAACGACCCGAACACGACTTCGGGCATGTTACCGGCCTCGTTCTTCTTCCACCAGGCTGCCGAAATCGGGCTGAACCCCTCGCAGTTCCTAACCTACCTGATCCGCACCTCGTTGGCGGCACGGCGACGGGCGGGGCTGCGGCCAGTAAAGCTGGCGGGCCTGTTGGCGCAACTGGATGCGGCTGTAGCGGCCCGGGCTTCGGAGGAGCGCACCCGCACCAAGGTGGCCGTAATTATGGGCGGTTACTCCTCGGAGCGCCACATTTCGGTGGAAAGCGGCCGCAACATTTACGAGAAGCTTAGCTCCAGCATCAAGTACGAGCCGGTGCCGGTATTCTTGACGGGTAGCAGCCAGGAGTTCCGCCTCTACGTGTTACCCATCAACGTGATGCTCAAGGATAACGCCGACGACATCCGCGAGAAAGTAGAGCACATGGAAGCCGGCCACGGCCTGCACCCCATTCTGGAGCGCATCCGCCGCGAGGCTTCGGCTATTACCAGCACCTACGCCGGTCAGCCCACGGCTCAGCCGCGCCGCGTCTCCTTCGAGGAGCTGGCGGGCATGGTCGATGAGGTATTTATTGCCCTGCACGGCCGCCCCGGCGAGGATGGGGCTCTGCAGCGGGAGCTGGAAAAGTTCGGCCTGCCCTACAACGGTTCGGGCGTGGAAAGCTCCAGCATCACCATCAATAAGTTTGAAACCAACCGCCGCCTGCGCGAAGCGGGCCTGCGCGTGGCCGAGCACCGCATGGCCAGCCGCCTGGAATGGGAGGCCGACCCGGAAGGCTTCTACCGCAGCCTGGAAACCCAGTTCCCCTACCCCTTCATTGCCAAGCCCGCCGATGATGGCTGCTCTTCGGCCGTGAAGAAAATCAAGAACCGCCAGGAGCTGGAGGCCTTCACCCGCCTCATCTTCCGCGACCAGCTGGACCTGACGCCCGCTGAGGCCACTACCCTTAGCCTGGGCTTTAAGGAGGAGTTTCCGCAGAAAGATGCCTTCCTGGTCGAAACCCTGATTGACCGCGACGGTGCGGCCCACTTCCTGGAAGTAACCGGCGGCCTACTCACCCACTGGACCGACGCCGGCGAGTTGCAGGTGGAAGTATTTGAAGCCTCCGAAGCCCTGGCAACCGGCGAGGTGCTGAGCCTGGAGGAGAAGTTCCTGGCCGGGGAAGGCCAGAACATTACGCCCGCCCGCTACGCTGCTGACCTCACGGAGCGCCAGCGCGTGTCGGAGGAGGTAAAAAAGGAGCTGGGCCGGGTGGCTGAAATCTTGAATATTCAGGGCTACGCGCGCATTGATGCCTTTGTGCGGGTGCGCCAGAACGGGGCCGTGGAAGTCATCATCATTGAGGTGAACTCCCTGCCCGGTATGACGCCCGCTACCTGCATCTTCCACCAAACCGCCCTGGCCGGCTACACCCCCTACGACTTCATCGACCGGATTCTGGAGTTCGGTAAGCAGCGCACGGAGAAGGCCGCCGCTGTGCAATAA
- a CDS encoding GIY-YIG nuclease family protein, whose amino-acid sequence MNQYYTYILTNQNRTTLYIGVTSDLKRRVGEHKAGTHAGFTRKYNVHQLMYFETYPDINAAIAREKQLKGGSRQKKLDLINGFNSKWVDLFEQL is encoded by the coding sequence ATGAATCAGTATTACACCTACATTCTTACCAACCAAAACCGCACAACCCTTTACATCGGTGTTACAAGTGACTTGAAACGACGGGTAGGAGAACACAAAGCGGGTACGCACGCTGGCTTTACCAGGAAGTACAATGTACATCAGTTAATGTATTTTGAAACGTACCCAGATATCAATGCGGCTATTGCGCGTGAGAAGCAACTCAAGGGAGGCTCTCGCCAGAAAAAGCTTGACTTGATAAATGGGTTCAACAGCAAGTGGGTAGATTTATTTGAGCAATTGTAG